The Methylomonas montana genome has a window encoding:
- a CDS encoding HprK-related kinase A, translating into MIAANHCGDDFAKHLADSGLVISSGPIRFLVHTKIPSVVQNLARLYSGLACSIDESDTAFFDFHIAVRPPNLFRKLWHRQAQFFLDDQIIFNPFPVHHATAMLEWGMNWCVSTQINTYLIIHAAVIEKNGFAVVLPAPPGSGKSTLCASLVLEGWRLLSDELTLINLQSANAVPIPRPIGLKNQSIQVIRDRYPDAIMGLVSSDTLKGSVSHLKPPESSIQMQAVECPVAWIVFPKYQENAATQIIPKAKGQSFMAIADNAFNFSHLGSVSFGILKQVVENAQCYDFCYSQLDEAITVFNKLARPNEF; encoded by the coding sequence GTGATAGCTGCCAACCATTGCGGGGACGATTTCGCCAAGCATTTGGCCGATTCTGGTCTGGTGATAAGTTCCGGGCCGATCAGATTTTTAGTTCACACCAAGATACCCTCCGTCGTTCAGAATCTTGCCAGACTTTATTCAGGACTGGCATGTTCGATTGATGAATCGGATACCGCATTTTTTGATTTTCACATTGCAGTAAGGCCGCCTAATTTATTCAGAAAGCTGTGGCATAGACAGGCCCAGTTTTTTCTGGATGATCAGATTATTTTCAATCCGTTTCCAGTCCACCACGCAACCGCCATGCTCGAATGGGGCATGAATTGGTGCGTTTCCACGCAAATTAACACCTATCTTATTATTCATGCGGCGGTAATTGAAAAAAATGGCTTTGCTGTCGTTTTGCCCGCACCTCCGGGTTCTGGAAAGAGCACGCTTTGCGCTTCCCTGGTTCTGGAAGGTTGGCGCTTGCTGTCGGACGAATTAACCTTGATCAATTTGCAGAGCGCAAACGCTGTGCCCATTCCTAGGCCGATCGGCTTAAAAAACCAATCTATCCAGGTTATTAGGGATCGTTATCCTGACGCGATTATGGGTTTGGTGTCTTCCGACACCTTGAAGGGGAGTGTCTCGCATCTGAAGCCGCCGGAAAGTAGCATTCAAATGCAAGCAGTTGAATGCCCGGTTGCTTGGATCGTATTTCCAAAATACCAAGAAAATGCCGCAACTCAGATAATTCCAAAGGCTAAAGGCCAGTCTTTTATGGCTATCGCCGATAACGCATTCAATTTTAGCCATCTTGGCAGTGTCAGTTTCGGCATATTGAAACAAGTTGTTGAAAACGCCCAATGCTATGATTTTTGCTACAGTCAGTTGGATGAAGCAATTACAGTTTTTAACAAATTGGCAAGACCGAATGAATTCTAG